One genomic region from Jilunia laotingensis encodes:
- a CDS encoding SusC/RagA family TonB-linked outer membrane protein, producing the protein MRKKEQVFCLSSRSKMWRIPLCMAAFSLLPGAYCYADASSVSETETTLSVDAVQQQRTVKGTVIDATGEPVIGANVKEAGSTNGTITDINGEFTLNVGPKATLEISFIGYITQKVTVGDSNSVKVTLKEDMTTLDEVIVTGYGMSQKKATLTGAISAIKSTDIERSSATTASGSLVGKIAGLNTRQQDGRPGAGTALQIRNMGTPLFVIDGVVSDEGQFNNMDFNDIDNISILKDASAAIYGMRAANGVVVVTTKKGQRNSKNTVSVNAYYGWQHNSRFINPADTKTYVQAYAAAETWKRMPTGERRYNKEEYDKWMTGTEKGYQGFDWSDYIWVTAPQSYVSGNFSGGSDKANYYVNVSHIDQQATVRGYGGFQRTNAQMNIDMNVTEKFKIGATMNGRIEERHHPGVPGGDDTWLPRFATMKNQPTKRPFANDNPLYPQRVSDQPETNFGLLNYDMGGEVSDIWRVIQLQATGEYEILKGLKAKAMLGYYFAYNELDNQEYTFNLYKYNEATNEYDVDFAMTNPYRERNREKKEDKFANFQLNFDRKFGKHSVTAIGSFEANQRKQPRMWIHSTPVSNSMDLIRIKEIVEFTDEGDREEARLGWLARLNYSYADKYLLDFIGRWDGSWKFKPGHRWGFFPSASIGWRISEENFWKEAKFSSVFSDLKLRGSYGVVGDDDMGKNSDGTPIYSAFGYLPGYTYGDGGAVIDGNWVVGTKPRGLPNKVLSWIKAKTLDVGVDMGFFNNRLNIQVDYFQRIRDGLPESRYDVLIPKEAGYDLPKENLKSDKHQGFDAMARWSDNIRDFNYSIGANFTYSRFWDWEQYDTRRSNSWDEYRNSIWHRVGYVNWGYQAIGRFENWEQIANYPVDIDRKGNRTIVPGDIIYEDVNGDGVINGMDERPIGYREDSTPTINFGINLSASWKGFDLAMDWTGSGMTTWRQCWETARPFQNDGNSPTEVLTDCWHLADMWNPDSELIPGKYPLLRLPSDERDAAYEKSTFWLHNVNYIKLRNLEVGYTLPKQLLSKVGISKVRVYVSGTNLLTISNLSIMDPECASDNGLDYPPMRVINLGINLKF; encoded by the coding sequence ATGCGTAAAAAAGAACAAGTTTTTTGTTTGTCAAGTCGTAGTAAGATGTGGCGCATACCGCTGTGTATGGCTGCCTTCTCACTACTTCCGGGGGCATACTGCTATGCAGATGCAAGTTCGGTTTCAGAAACTGAAACCACATTAAGCGTTGATGCCGTCCAGCAGCAACGCACTGTTAAAGGAACGGTTATCGATGCTACCGGCGAGCCGGTGATCGGAGCCAATGTAAAAGAAGCGGGAAGTACCAACGGTACTATCACCGACATCAACGGAGAGTTCACTCTCAATGTCGGTCCTAAAGCGACTTTGGAGATTTCTTTTATCGGATATATCACTCAGAAAGTAACAGTAGGAGATTCCAACTCTGTCAAGGTCACATTGAAAGAGGATATGACAACATTGGATGAAGTAATTGTTACAGGTTATGGTATGTCCCAGAAAAAAGCAACATTGACAGGTGCCATCTCTGCAATTAAATCGACAGATATCGAACGTTCAAGTGCAACTACGGCGTCAGGTTCTTTGGTTGGTAAGATTGCCGGTTTGAATACCCGCCAGCAAGATGGCCGTCCTGGAGCTGGGACTGCTTTACAGATTCGTAACATGGGTACACCGCTGTTCGTTATCGATGGTGTTGTTTCCGATGAAGGACAGTTCAACAACATGGACTTCAACGACATCGACAATATTTCTATCCTGAAAGATGCATCTGCAGCCATTTATGGTATGCGTGCAGCAAACGGCGTAGTAGTGGTAACGACAAAAAAAGGACAACGCAATAGCAAGAACACAGTTTCTGTCAATGCCTATTACGGTTGGCAGCACAATTCCCGTTTTATTAACCCTGCCGACACCAAAACATACGTACAAGCTTATGCGGCTGCAGAAACATGGAAACGTATGCCGACAGGTGAACGCAGGTATAACAAAGAAGAATACGACAAATGGATGACAGGGACGGAAAAAGGCTACCAAGGATTTGACTGGAGTGACTACATCTGGGTCACTGCACCACAGTCTTATGTCAGCGGAAACTTTTCGGGAGGTTCCGACAAAGCCAATTATTATGTCAATGTCTCCCATATAGACCAACAGGCTACCGTACGCGGTTATGGAGGATTCCAACGTACGAATGCCCAAATGAATATCGACATGAATGTTACCGAAAAGTTTAAAATCGGAGCTACCATGAACGGTCGTATCGAAGAACGCCATCATCCGGGTGTTCCGGGAGGAGACGACACTTGGTTACCTCGTTTTGCAACCATGAAGAACCAACCGACTAAACGTCCGTTTGCCAATGACAATCCACTCTACCCACAACGTGTCTCCGACCAACCGGAAACAAACTTCGGACTTCTGAACTACGACATGGGTGGTGAAGTATCTGATATATGGCGCGTCATCCAGTTGCAGGCAACCGGTGAATACGAGATTCTGAAAGGTTTGAAAGCCAAAGCGATGTTAGGTTATTACTTTGCCTACAATGAATTGGACAACCAGGAATACACGTTCAATTTGTATAAATATAACGAAGCGACCAACGAGTATGATGTAGACTTCGCCATGACCAACCCTTACCGTGAACGGAATCGTGAAAAGAAAGAAGACAAATTCGCTAACTTCCAACTGAACTTTGACCGTAAATTCGGCAAGCATTCTGTCACTGCCATTGGTTCTTTTGAAGCTAACCAACGCAAACAACCAAGAATGTGGATTCACTCTACCCCGGTATCCAACAGCATGGATTTGATCCGTATCAAAGAAATAGTAGAATTCACTGACGAAGGTGATCGTGAAGAAGCCCGTCTAGGATGGTTGGCACGACTCAACTATAGCTATGCCGACAAGTATCTGCTCGATTTTATCGGACGTTGGGACGGCTCATGGAAATTCAAGCCAGGACATCGTTGGGGGTTCTTTCCTTCTGCTTCTATAGGATGGAGAATCTCAGAGGAAAACTTCTGGAAAGAAGCTAAATTTTCTTCTGTATTCAGTGATTTAAAGCTTCGTGGATCTTACGGTGTAGTAGGGGATGATGATATGGGCAAAAACAGTGATGGAACTCCCATTTATAGTGCATTTGGTTATCTGCCGGGCTATACTTATGGCGACGGAGGTGCTGTAATCGATGGAAACTGGGTAGTCGGAACCAAGCCACGCGGACTTCCTAACAAGGTTCTGTCATGGATAAAAGCGAAGACACTTGACGTCGGTGTAGATATGGGATTCTTCAACAACCGCCTGAACATTCAGGTTGACTACTTCCAACGTATTCGTGACGGACTACCGGAATCACGTTATGATGTATTAATACCAAAAGAAGCAGGTTATGATTTGCCAAAAGAAAACCTGAAATCAGACAAGCATCAAGGCTTCGATGCAATGGCTCGCTGGAGTGATAATATTCGTGACTTCAATTATAGTATCGGTGCAAACTTTACTTATTCCCGTTTCTGGGATTGGGAGCAGTACGACACACGCCGTAGTAACTCATGGGATGAATACCGCAATAGTATCTGGCATCGTGTAGGATATGTAAACTGGGGTTATCAAGCCATAGGACGTTTCGAGAACTGGGAACAAATAGCCAATTATCCTGTGGACATTGACCGAAAAGGTAACAGAACCATCGTACCGGGTGACATCATCTATGAAGATGTCAATGGTGACGGTGTAATCAATGGCATGGACGAACGCCCTATCGGTTATCGCGAAGACAGCACGCCAACCATAAACTTCGGCATCAACCTCTCAGCAAGCTGGAAAGGTTTCGATCTTGCTATGGACTGGACAGGTTCAGGCATGACTACTTGGAGACAATGTTGGGAAACAGCTCGTCCTTTCCAGAACGATGGTAACAGTCCGACAGAAGTGTTAACCGATTGCTGGCACTTGGCCGACATGTGGAATCCGGATAGTGAACTGATTCCCGGCAAATACCCGCTTTTGCGCCTCCCAAGCGATGAAAGAGATGCTGCATACGAAAAAAGTACTTTCTGGTTACACAATGTAAACTACATCAAACTGCGTAATCTGGAAGTGGGATATACCCTACCGAAACAACTCCTAAGTAAAGTGGGAATCAGCAAGGTACGTGTATATGTATCGGGAACCAATCTACTCACTATCAGCAACCTTTCTATCATGGATCCGGAATGTGCCAGCGACAACGGACTGGACTATCCACCCATGCGTGTAATTAACTTAGGTATTAACCTCAAATTTTAA
- a CDS encoding RagB/SusD family nutrient uptake outer membrane protein: MKNKYFLIAIAAAGMLSLNSCGDFLDRDPDSILTQEIVYSDPGLVKSVLANFYGRVTYGQRIDAVDDFTMLDEAIHYDGNDAETIDRNKWRPYEYELIRNINQFLDGLKTASGVEDVDRKQYEGEARYIRAWVYFCMARTLGGMPIVGDNVFDYTSGMDITTIQVPRSSEAATYDYIIKECQEVSSLMSKETNKNSGRANYWVAKMLEARAAITAGSLATYNTPAEHPLLRTSGQEVGIPADRAKDYFKTALKAAKEVINDSPYSLKITSDTDLSAKADNFFKAVCDKNGNTEVIWCRDYISPGQTHGFTKDCLPASIGQDTGSDRLSALLNIVEAFEKVNAAEDERGKACQYEVGTLESPKFFDSPLDLFADRDPRLSATIILPNGEFDGKQILLQAGVLLKENGNWIEKTARRNETDTINGKPILITANNGPFGGDDREINRTGFYIRKYLDKTPAAGTIGRGSEMWNVYFRISEAYLIAAEAAWEISRNNSDVEALKYINAVRDRAGIKPLTTIDHQKIMHEYQVEFAFEGHRWWDLKRWMEAHKLWTGNANDRSACRLGLWPYKVVAEGDANDGKWMFMEKDMQKLNLWRRPLKCTDTQYYSEIDNDWFNKNPKLVKNPYQ; this comes from the coding sequence ATGAAAAATAAATATTTTCTGATTGCCATCGCTGCTGCGGGTATGTTGTCATTAAATAGTTGTGGCGACTTTCTGGACAGAGATCCGGATAGTATTCTAACACAAGAAATAGTTTACAGCGACCCTGGATTGGTAAAATCGGTACTTGCTAACTTTTATGGTCGTGTAACCTACGGTCAACGCATTGATGCCGTAGACGACTTTACAATGCTGGACGAAGCCATCCATTACGATGGAAACGATGCCGAGACCATCGACCGTAACAAATGGCGTCCTTATGAATATGAACTGATTCGTAATATCAACCAGTTCTTGGATGGTCTGAAGACTGCAAGCGGAGTTGAAGACGTAGATAGAAAACAATACGAAGGTGAAGCTCGCTACATCCGCGCATGGGTCTACTTCTGCATGGCTCGTACGTTAGGTGGAATGCCTATCGTTGGCGATAACGTGTTCGATTATACCAGTGGAATGGATATCACTACCATTCAAGTACCACGTTCGAGCGAAGCCGCTACTTATGATTATATCATCAAAGAGTGTCAAGAAGTATCCTCCCTTATGTCAAAGGAAACTAATAAAAATTCGGGAAGAGCCAATTATTGGGTAGCCAAAATGCTGGAAGCCCGTGCTGCCATTACAGCTGGTTCATTGGCCACATACAATACACCAGCCGAACATCCGCTGTTAAGAACTTCCGGACAAGAAGTAGGAATCCCGGCAGACAGAGCAAAGGATTATTTCAAAACTGCACTAAAAGCAGCAAAAGAAGTTATAAACGATTCTCCTTATAGTTTGAAGATTACTTCAGACACTGATTTGTCAGCCAAAGCGGATAATTTCTTCAAAGCAGTATGTGACAAGAATGGCAATACAGAAGTTATCTGGTGTCGTGACTACATTTCTCCGGGACAGACTCACGGTTTTACCAAAGACTGTCTACCTGCAAGTATCGGACAAGATACAGGTAGCGATCGATTGTCGGCACTTCTGAACATCGTTGAAGCATTTGAAAAGGTAAACGCTGCAGAAGACGAACGGGGTAAAGCTTGCCAATATGAAGTGGGTACATTAGAAAGTCCTAAGTTCTTTGACTCTCCACTCGATTTGTTTGCCGATCGCGACCCGCGTTTATCTGCAACCATCATTTTACCGAATGGTGAATTTGATGGGAAACAGATATTGTTGCAAGCCGGAGTATTGCTTAAGGAAAATGGAAATTGGATAGAAAAGACAGCTAGGCGTAATGAAACTGACACTATCAACGGAAAACCAATCTTGATTACAGCAAACAATGGTCCGTTCGGTGGTGACGATCGTGAAATTAACCGTACCGGTTTCTATATTCGCAAGTACCTGGATAAGACTCCCGCAGCCGGAACTATCGGACGCGGTTCTGAAATGTGGAATGTTTATTTCCGTATTTCAGAAGCTTACCTGATTGCAGCAGAAGCAGCTTGGGAAATAAGTCGCAATAACAGCGATGTTGAAGCCTTAAAATATATCAATGCCGTGCGTGACCGTGCAGGTATAAAACCTCTTACTACTATCGACCATCAGAAAATTATGCATGAATATCAAGTTGAATTTGCTTTCGAAGGACACCGTTGGTGGGATTTGAAACGTTGGATGGAGGCTCACAAACTTTGGACTGGAAATGCGAACGACCGTTCTGCTTGCCGTTTAGGTTTGTGGCCATATAAAGTAGTTGCCGAAGGCGATGCAAACGATGGCAAATGGATGTTTATGGAGAAAGACATGCAGAAACTCAATTTGTGGCGTCGCCCATTGAAGTGTACAGACACACAGTATTATTCAGAGATCGATAACGATTGGTTCAATAAGAACCCTAAATTGGTCAAGAACCCGTATCAATAA
- a CDS encoding DUF3823 domain-containing protein, giving the protein MKTIAKILSVMLLGVMLFSSCTKDNYDAPESFLKGRVTYKGEALQLRGNEAVRLQLYQRGYAKHDPIELFVNQDGSYSACLFDGQYQLITKHGNGPWSAEGRDTIEVRVAGNTVQDVEVTPYYMVRDAKMTLKDNKIDASFKVEKIAGTGIDRVFVVLSTTQYLNDSEHNVDRYDDDKVSAYDETGKVYTFATKDYTDHDMFQRAMNRGTLFGRICIWPKGSDQGIYSEVFRLK; this is encoded by the coding sequence ATGAAAACAATAGCAAAAATTTTATCTGTTATGTTGCTGGGAGTTATGCTGTTTTCCAGCTGCACGAAAGACAATTATGATGCTCCTGAATCTTTCTTGAAAGGGCGCGTCACCTACAAAGGGGAAGCATTGCAATTGCGCGGTAATGAAGCTGTTCGCTTACAGTTATATCAACGTGGATATGCCAAGCACGACCCGATCGAATTGTTTGTCAATCAAGACGGTTCATATTCGGCTTGTTTATTCGATGGACAGTACCAATTGATCACAAAACATGGTAACGGTCCTTGGTCTGCCGAAGGACGTGACACTATCGAAGTAAGAGTTGCCGGAAACACCGTACAGGATGTAGAAGTAACCCCTTACTACATGGTGAGAGATGCCAAAATGACCTTGAAAGATAATAAAATAGATGCCTCTTTTAAGGTAGAGAAAATAGCAGGAACAGGAATCGATCGGGTATTCGTCGTACTGAGTACTACTCAATACTTAAATGATTCCGAACACAACGTTGACCGCTATGATGATGACAAAGTGAGCGCTTATGACGAGACAGGCAAAGTCTATACTTTTGCCACTAAAGATTATACCGATCATGACATGTTCCAAAGAGCAATGAATCGTGGAACCCTTTTCGGACGTATTTGTATCTGGCCGAAAGGTTCCGATCAGGGAATCTACTCTGAAGTATTCCGCTTGAAATAG
- a CDS encoding glycoside hydrolase family 43 protein has product MKNWFCLLAVLLCLSCSNKPSGKKDAAGATTYTNPLLPTGIDPSATFHNGKYYYMQCLPDQSKIVIWETVDITDLEHAVTKDVWIPDSSSYSSHIWGPELHFINDKWYLYFAADDGNMDNHEIYVLENSSADPMTGTFVMKGAIKTNDEWNWGIHATTFLHRGVQYLLWSGWPKRRINAETQCIYIASMANPWTLQSSRILISKPEYEWERQWINPDGTRTAYPIYVNEAPQYFHSKDYGKVLVYYSASGCWTPYNSMGMLVADADSDLLNPASWIKSQTPVFSQSPENGVYGPGGSSFVPSPDGTEFYIIYHARNIPNSDGGPEIRSPRMQKIEWDSAGLPVLGTPVREGVPLPKPSGTPVKE; this is encoded by the coding sequence ATGAAAAATTGGTTCTGTCTGTTGGCTGTTTTACTCTGTCTTTCCTGTTCGAATAAGCCCTCCGGTAAGAAGGATGCGGCAGGTGCCACTACCTACACAAATCCTCTGCTTCCCACAGGGATCGATCCCAGTGCAACATTTCATAATGGGAAATATTATTATATGCAATGTCTTCCCGATCAGTCGAAGATTGTTATATGGGAAACCGTGGATATAACCGATTTGGAACATGCGGTGACGAAAGATGTGTGGATTCCTGATTCTTCTTCATATTCATCGCATATATGGGGACCGGAATTGCATTTTATCAATGATAAATGGTATCTGTATTTTGCTGCGGATGATGGCAACATGGATAATCATGAGATTTATGTGCTGGAAAATTCCTCAGCGGATCCGATGACAGGAACATTTGTTATGAAAGGAGCTATCAAGACAAATGATGAGTGGAATTGGGGAATCCATGCTACCACTTTTCTGCATAGGGGAGTGCAATATTTGCTTTGGTCTGGTTGGCCAAAGCGGAGGATCAATGCTGAAACCCAGTGTATTTATATTGCTAGTATGGCAAATCCATGGACGCTTCAATCTTCGCGTATACTGATTTCGAAACCTGAATATGAATGGGAACGGCAATGGATAAATCCCGACGGAACTCGTACGGCTTATCCGATTTATGTAAATGAAGCTCCACAATATTTCCATTCGAAAGATTATGGGAAGGTGTTGGTCTACTACTCTGCCAGTGGTTGTTGGACGCCTTATAATAGTATGGGGATGTTGGTTGCCGATGCGGACAGTGACTTGTTGAATCCGGCTTCTTGGATTAAAAGTCAGACACCCGTATTTAGCCAATCACCGGAGAATGGAGTTTATGGTCCCGGAGGTTCCAGTTTTGTCCCCTCACCGGATGGCACTGAATTCTACATAATTTATCATGCTCGGAATATACCTAATAGCGATGGAGGTCCCGAAATCCGTAGTCCTCGTATGCAGAAGATAGAGTGGGACAGTGCCGGTTTGCCTGTTTTAGGAACTCCAGTTCGTGAAGGTGTGCCTCTTCCAAAACCTTCCGGTACCCCTGTAAAAGAATGA
- a CDS encoding glycoside hydrolase family 43 protein, producing the protein MKSGIILFLFLLLSVSCSNPKNRQKVEATDATYTNPLWNEAADFSATYYDGKYYFLQSRNNKIILRKTDDMTDLKNAVEKEVWVPTDKSNSFNLWRPELHRVNGKWYIYYAADDGNTDDHQLYVIENESSNPMRGDFVMKGPIMTNPEWNWGIHVTTFMHKGEQYLLWSGWPRRRINIETQCIYIAKMKNPWTLESPRILISRPQYEWERQWVNPDGSRTAYPIHVNESPQAFCSKDSTKVFVFYSASGCWTPYYSLGLLVADADSDLLNPSSWTKSPEPVFSSSSENKVYGPGSVSFLPSPDQQEIYMLYHARNDQNGSSFRTIRLQKIQWGTDGMPLFGAPVPVGVSLPKPSGTLEN; encoded by the coding sequence ATGAAATCGGGAATCATACTTTTTCTATTCTTGCTTTTATCTGTTTCTTGTAGTAACCCGAAGAACCGACAGAAAGTCGAAGCTACGGATGCTACATACACTAATCCGCTTTGGAACGAAGCTGCGGATTTCAGCGCTACCTATTATGATGGTAAGTATTATTTCCTGCAGAGCCGTAATAATAAAATTATTTTAAGGAAAACCGATGATATGACCGATTTAAAAAATGCGGTGGAAAAGGAAGTCTGGGTACCTACGGATAAATCAAATTCGTTCAATCTTTGGCGTCCGGAGCTTCATCGGGTGAATGGTAAATGGTACATCTATTATGCAGCGGATGACGGTAATACAGATGACCATCAACTCTATGTAATCGAGAATGAATCGTCAAATCCTATGCGAGGAGATTTTGTAATGAAAGGTCCCATTATGACTAATCCCGAATGGAACTGGGGCATTCATGTGACAACTTTTATGCACAAGGGAGAACAGTATCTGCTTTGGTCGGGGTGGCCCCGACGAAGGATCAATATAGAGACACAATGCATTTATATTGCTAAAATGAAGAATCCCTGGACATTGGAATCTCCTCGTATCTTGATTTCCAGGCCTCAGTACGAATGGGAACGTCAGTGGGTGAATCCAGATGGATCGCGTACGGCTTATCCGATCCATGTGAATGAATCTCCGCAAGCGTTCTGCTCTAAAGATTCAACGAAAGTCTTTGTGTTTTATTCTGCCAGTGGATGTTGGACTCCTTATTATTCTCTTGGATTGCTGGTGGCTGATGCCGACAGTGATCTGTTAAATCCTTCCTCGTGGACAAAAAGCCCGGAACCTGTATTTTCTTCATCATCAGAGAATAAGGTCTATGGCCCTGGAAGTGTTTCTTTTCTTCCTTCACCCGATCAACAGGAAATTTATATGCTCTATCATGCTCGCAATGACCAGAACGGTAGCTCTTTCCGTACCATTCGGTTGCAGAAGATTCAATGGGGAACGGATGGTATGCCTCTATTTGGTGCCCCTGTGCCAGTAGGCGTTTCACTTCCTAAACCATCCGGTACGCTGGAAAACTAA
- a CDS encoding glycoside hydrolase family 127 protein: MNTIRRITQNLTGLLLAGVLVTSCSSGKTVDEQITITDRPDCNQTNVNYTGNRPPLKPLNFIKLPIGSIQPEGWVKKYLELQKDGLTGHLGEISAWLAKDNNAWLTNGGDHGWEEVPYWLKGYGNLAYILKDPKMIDEAKIWIEGAFASQQPDGYFGPINMRNGKREIWAQMIMLWCLQSYYEQSQDERVLTLMTNYFKWQMTVPDEELLEDYWENSRGGDNLLSIYWLYNRTGDKFLLDLAEKIHRNTADWTRPSSLPNWHNVNIAQCYREPASYYMLSGDSAMLKASYNVHDLIRRTFGQVPGGMFGADENARMGFIDPRQGVETCGLVEQMASDEIMLCMTGDPFWAEHCEEVAFNSYPAAVMPDFKSLRYITSPNHAVSDSKNHHPGIDNRGPFLAMNPFSSRCCQHNHAQGWPYYSEHLVLATPDNGAAIALYAACKATLKVADGQEITIHEQTNYPFEEFVSFNIQTKRPTKFPFYLRIPSWSRQATVSINGKRVNVKAEPGKYVCINRTWNEGDQVSLQLPMELGMRTWQVNKNSVSIDYGPLTFSLKIDEDYIKKDSRATAIGDSRWQEGADSEKWPSYEIYPKSPWNYALVLDKNEPLKNFKVVRKEWPADNYPFTTANVPLEIKATGRQVPSWTIDQYGLCSEVPEMDAAKGDKEEITLIPMGAARLRISAFPNTHE; the protein is encoded by the coding sequence ATGAATACCATTAGGAGAATTACACAAAATTTAACCGGACTACTTTTAGCAGGAGTGTTAGTTACTTCCTGTTCGTCCGGAAAAACAGTCGACGAACAAATTACAATTACAGACCGTCCCGATTGCAACCAGACTAATGTCAACTACACCGGGAATCGCCCACCGCTAAAACCACTTAATTTTATCAAACTTCCCATAGGAAGCATACAGCCGGAAGGATGGGTGAAGAAATACCTCGAATTACAAAAAGACGGACTAACCGGCCATTTAGGAGAAATCAGTGCATGGTTGGCAAAAGATAATAATGCATGGCTCACCAATGGAGGCGATCACGGTTGGGAAGAAGTGCCCTATTGGCTGAAGGGTTATGGTAACTTGGCATACATCCTGAAAGACCCCAAAATGATAGATGAAGCTAAGATATGGATTGAGGGTGCTTTCGCAAGCCAACAACCGGACGGCTATTTCGGCCCGATTAACATGCGGAACGGGAAACGGGAAATCTGGGCACAAATGATCATGTTATGGTGCCTGCAATCCTATTATGAACAGTCACAAGACGAAAGAGTGCTTACACTCATGACCAATTACTTCAAATGGCAAATGACTGTGCCTGATGAAGAACTCTTGGAAGACTATTGGGAAAACAGCCGTGGCGGAGACAATCTTCTGAGCATCTATTGGCTTTATAACCGCACAGGAGATAAATTCCTGCTCGATCTGGCAGAAAAGATACACCGCAACACCGCGGATTGGACACGTCCGTCCAGTCTTCCGAACTGGCATAACGTAAACATTGCACAGTGTTACCGCGAGCCTGCCAGTTATTATATGCTCAGCGGTGATTCTGCCATGTTGAAAGCCTCGTATAATGTACACGATCTTATTCGCCGCACTTTCGGTCAGGTTCCGGGAGGTATGTTCGGTGCCGACGAGAATGCACGCATGGGATTCATCGACCCGCGGCAGGGCGTAGAAACCTGCGGATTGGTAGAACAGATGGCTTCGGACGAGATCATGCTCTGTATGACCGGTGATCCTTTCTGGGCAGAACATTGTGAAGAAGTCGCCTTCAACAGCTATCCGGCAGCGGTAATGCCCGATTTCAAATCATTGCGCTACATCACCAGTCCGAACCATGCAGTAAGCGATTCCAAAAACCATCATCCGGGGATCGACAACCGTGGCCCATTCCTTGCCATGAATCCGTTCAGCAGCCGTTGCTGCCAGCACAACCATGCTCAGGGATGGCCGTACTACAGTGAACATCTGGTATTGGCCACACCGGATAACGGAGCTGCCATTGCCTTGTATGCCGCTTGCAAAGCCACGCTCAAAGTAGCCGATGGACAGGAAATAACGATTCATGAACAGACTAACTATCCGTTTGAGGAGTTTGTAAGTTTCAATATACAGACAAAACGACCTACTAAATTCCCATTCTATCTGCGCATTCCTTCCTGGAGCCGCCAAGCTACCGTTTCTATCAACGGAAAGAGAGTGAACGTAAAGGCAGAACCAGGCAAATATGTTTGTATCAACCGCACTTGGAATGAAGGGGACCAAGTGAGCCTCCAATTACCGATGGAACTCGGAATGCGTACTTGGCAGGTTAATAAAAACAGCGTAAGTATTGATTATGGTCCACTCACCTTCTCCTTAAAAATTGATGAAGACTATATTAAGAAAGACAGTCGTGCCACCGCCATCGGTGATTCACGTTGGCAAGAAGGGGCCGATTCGGAAAAATGGCCTTCCTATGAAATTTATCCGAAATCACCTTGGAATTATGCTTTGGTACTGGATAAGAACGAACCATTGAAGAATTTCAAAGTTGTCCGTAAAGAATGGCCGGCAGATAACTATCCTTTCACTACCGCCAACGTACCTTTGGAAATCAAAGCTACCGGTAGACAGGTTCCGTCATGGACAATCGATCAATATGGTCTTTGCAGTGAAGTACCGGAAATGGATGCAGCCAAAGGGGACAAAGAGGAAATCACACTGATTCCTATGGGTGCAGCCCGGTTAAGAATCTCCGCTTTCCCTAACACCCACGAATAA